A single genomic interval of Pseudochaenichthys georgianus chromosome 3, fPseGeo1.2, whole genome shotgun sequence harbors:
- the LOC117439055 gene encoding protein phosphatase 1 regulatory subunit 3E, with product MEADSLHPVVVMLPPKNCLPRNYSCIAGLFGSLAAANSRLDDGEDFDMINDNCESTDSPVVEERPRGREICLKPPQSPNLRRRCKSLPTPTERAKLEISRSRSPTSQKRVRFADSLGLELISVKHFDDTDEPNVPERILATLSKGHLHLTHLDTKFPRTPAQPVFMELQFTNPGTLPEFELRVREVKVLLETVETDEYNLSGVVRVLNMAFEKSVSLRYSLNNWITFMDSLASYVPNSTNGDTDKFRFKIVMPTYLDNGGTFQFAIKYCVGGKEFWDNNNGINYKVRRHRLKMSPPREWENGWIHFI from the coding sequence ATGGAAGCGGACTCTCTGCATCCTGTCGTGGTCATGCTGCCCCCAAAGAACTGCCTTCCCAGGAACTACAGCTGCATAGCCGGACTGTTCGGAAGCCTGGCAGCGGCAAACTCGAGGCTTGATGATGGGGAAGATTTTGACATGATAAACGATAACTGTGAATCTACCGATAGCCCCGTGGTGGAAGAGAGACCCCGGGGAAGAGAGATCTGCCTGAAGCCTCCACAGAGTCCAAATCTGCGTCGGAGATGCAAGTCTCTGCCCACACCCACAGAGAGGGCCAAGTTAGAGATCTCCCGCAGCAGGAGTCCAACCAGTCAGAAAAGGGTTCGGTTCGCCGACTCCCTGGGCTTGGAGCTCATTTCAGTCAAGCATTTCGATGATACAGATGAGCCAAATGTGCCTGAGCGCATTTTGGCCACATTATCCAAAGGACACCTGCACCTTACTCATTTGGACACAAAATTCCCACGTACTCCTGCGCAGCCTGTATTCATGGAGTTGCAATTCACCAACCCAGGCACACTACCTGAGTTTGAGCTGAGAGTGAGGGAGGTGAAAGTCTTGTTAGAGACAGTGGAGACAGATGAATACAACCTTTCCGGGGTTGTGCGCGTGTTAAACatggcttttgaaaagagcgtCTCTTTGAGGTATTCCCTTAACAACTGGATAACATTTATGGACAGCCTGGCTTCCTACGTACCAAACTCAACCAACGGTGACACCGATAAGTTCCGTTTCAAGATCGTCATGCCTACTTACCTTGACAACGGAGGCACGTTTCAGTTTGCAATTAAATACTGCGTCGGAGGGAAAGAGTTCTGGGACAATAATAATGGGATCAACTACAAAGTGAGGCGTCACCGACTCAAGATGTCCCCGCCGCGAGAATGGGAGAATGGATGGATTCATTTTATTTGA